The following coding sequences are from one Pigmentibacter sp. JX0631 window:
- a CDS encoding rhomboid family intramembrane serine protease, which translates to MFGFWSVGRIFEYIAGSKNLIILYFIAGITGNICSFAFIPSTSVGASSSLFGILFCLYVIQKYEEKISAQLKHQRTGMQLGNIILINIILNIGFGIFSTIFDWAAHLGGSIAGILFGFALTTKHNWNLKIILSEKNNSIVKKKFFDNYYIYFIAIFVVDILFLLSFFNIKNYQIVYGEALKKAAKNNTTYLRYSDLSQYEFILAIQNKETNPQNILQDALFLHDKNIFFSAIKIYEVLLLMIENNFYSPKFSNPENKRLITESLNLAKSKKPLPKELVEKISNISKITSDICSKPAALFMTLGYFDISGSLYECALGLDLSENTFAVKSVESFYLANDKNKINEILSLVVHIEDEAKKQK; encoded by the coding sequence ATGTTTGGATTTTGGTCCGTTGGTAGAATTTTTGAATATATAGCTGGCTCTAAAAATTTAATTATTTTATATTTTATTGCAGGAATTACCGGAAATATATGCAGTTTTGCTTTTATACCAAGTACATCAGTTGGAGCTTCAAGTAGTTTATTTGGTATACTATTTTGCCTTTACGTTATTCAAAAATACGAAGAAAAAATTTCTGCTCAATTAAAACACCAAAGAACAGGAATGCAACTTGGAAACATTATTCTCATAAATATCATTTTAAATATAGGATTTGGAATTTTTTCTACTATTTTTGATTGGGCTGCACACTTAGGAGGGTCAATTGCAGGAATATTATTTGGCTTTGCTTTAACAACTAAGCACAATTGGAATTTAAAAATTATTCTATCAGAAAAAAACAATTCTATTGTAAAAAAGAAATTTTTTGATAACTATTATATCTACTTTATAGCAATTTTTGTAGTTGATATTTTATTTTTATTATCATTTTTTAATATAAAAAATTACCAAATAGTGTATGGTGAAGCTCTAAAAAAAGCTGCAAAAAATAATACTACTTATCTAAGGTATAGTGATTTATCTCAATATGAGTTTATTTTAGCAATTCAAAATAAAGAAACAAATCCACAAAATATTCTCCAAGATGCCTTATTTCTTCATGACAAGAATATCTTTTTTTCTGCGATTAAAATTTATGAAGTTTTATTACTTATGATTGAAAATAATTTTTATTCACCAAAGTTCAGTAACCCAGAAAATAAAAGATTAATTACAGAATCATTAAATTTAGCAAAATCAAAAAAACCTCTGCCAAAGGAATTAGTTGAAAAAATTAGTAATATTTCCAAAATTACCTCTGATATATGCTCTAAACCAGCTGCTCTTTTTATGACTTTGGGTTACTTTGATATTTCAGGATCACTATATGAATGTGCTCTTGGTTTAGATTTATCTGAGAATACTTTTGCCGTAAAATCAGTTGAATCTTTTTACTTAGCAAACGATAAAAATAAAATAAATGAAATACTTTCTTTAGTTGTTCATATAGAAGATGAAGCAAAAAAGCAGAAGTAA
- a CDS encoding HPF/RaiA family ribosome-associated protein, protein MSIQVAADGFELTNALKDACEVETKDKLHPIALNNITTKWTLSIQREEQISHLIWSDGSFNGNVTVKSSDMYNSIHQCAKKAVEQMKKSHEKKQNHKATKFSQNLYAEE, encoded by the coding sequence ATGTCAATTCAAGTTGCAGCAGATGGTTTTGAATTAACTAATGCATTAAAAGATGCTTGTGAAGTGGAAACAAAAGATAAATTGCATCCTATTGCTTTAAATAATATTACTACTAAATGGACTTTATCAATCCAAAGAGAAGAACAAATTTCCCATTTAATTTGGTCAGATGGCAGTTTTAATGGTAATGTAACAGTAAAATCTTCTGACATGTACAATAGTATTCATCAATGTGCAAAGAAAGCAGTAGAGCAAATGAAAAAAAGTCATGAAAAAAAGCAAAACCATAAGGCAACTAAATTTTCACAAAACTTATACGCGGAAGAATAA
- a CDS encoding universal stress protein, translating into MQMIKKILCVTDLSDVAKNAEVIALRFANVFQAELTVLSCGEYYAHVPNNYFDENVIQPQPEYPHTEDYIRFIEQKKLETIDHFKGLGKIFNLAIPDNILFEIKLDNEVTATIDAVEEKHYNYDLVIVVKQQYNFWERILFGAPAIEICDECHVSTLLVPEGENWINWTPKIITFASSLTEDSFLAEKYATEITDKLKTDLTILHIIDTLNLHFDLNVSHIFPIDYVPSQVQKETIEEIKNQKQIQLNQVYERVKSEIKNSNVTTYMDFGRVGDEILNYISKNSDRNLLIIGASAGSALKRFFLGSKTAAIEEACQIPLLIAQKIPTHFT; encoded by the coding sequence ATGCAAATGATTAAAAAAATATTATGCGTCACTGATTTATCTGATGTCGCAAAAAATGCTGAAGTTATAGCTTTAAGATTTGCTAATGTTTTTCAAGCAGAATTAACTGTTCTAAGCTGCGGTGAATATTATGCACATGTTCCAAATAATTACTTTGATGAAAATGTAATTCAACCACAACCAGAGTACCCACATACGGAAGATTATATAAGATTTATAGAACAAAAAAAATTAGAAACTATAGATCATTTTAAGGGGTTAGGAAAAATATTTAATCTAGCAATACCAGATAATATTCTTTTTGAAATTAAACTAGATAATGAGGTAACAGCAACAATAGATGCTGTAGAGGAAAAACACTATAATTACGATTTGGTGATTGTTGTTAAGCAGCAGTACAATTTTTGGGAAAGAATATTATTTGGGGCTCCTGCCATTGAAATTTGTGATGAATGTCATGTCTCGACTTTGCTTGTACCTGAAGGCGAGAATTGGATAAATTGGACACCTAAAATAATAACGTTTGCAAGTTCACTAACAGAAGATAGTTTCTTAGCAGAAAAATATGCTACTGAAATAACAGATAAACTTAAAACAGATTTAACAATTCTGCATATTATTGACACATTAAACCTACATTTTGATTTAAATGTTTCACATATTTTTCCAATTGATTATGTCCCTTCTCAAGTACAAAAGGAAACTATTGAAGAAATAAAAAATCAAAAACAAATTCAGTTAAATCAAGTTTATGAAAGAGTAAAAAGTGAAATTAAAAATAGTAATGTAACAACTTATATGGATTTTGGTCGGGTTGGCGATGAAATATTGAATTATATTAGTAAAAATTCTGATCGAAATTTGCTAATCATAGGAGCAAGTGCTGGTAGTGCATTGAAAAGATTTTTTTTAGGTAGTAAAACTGCTGCGATTGAGGAAGCTTGCCAAATTCCTTTATTAATTGCTCAAAAAATACCCACCCATTTTACTTAA